The sequence AATCTGCTTTTTTTATATTGCGATCGTCTGAATATTATTCAGAATCAAGCAGTTTGAGGCGATGGAGTGAACGAGCAAGAGCTGCTCGTGCGCGAGCGTAATCAACGTTATCCATTTCCATGGACATGCGCTGTTCAGCACGCTCTCTAGCCTGACGTGCGCGTGCAAGATCGATATCTTCGGCACGTTCGGCAGCCTCAGCAAGGACGGTTACCTTGTTCTCGGAAACTTCTGCAAAGCCGCCGGAAAGAAACACGTAGCGTGTTTTTCCGTCAACATTGTAGTGCAGAGGTCCGATTTGCAGTGCAGCAAGGAAAGGAATGTGATTTGGAAGGATACCAAATTCACCGTCAAATCCAGGTGCGCC comes from Halodesulfovibrio sp. and encodes:
- a CDS encoding F0F1 ATP synthase subunit epsilon, giving the protein MENTLRLEIVTPDRLVLSEDVDYVGAPGFDGEFGILPNHIPFLAALQIGPLHYNVDGKTRYVFLSGGFAEVSENKVTVLAEAAERAEDIDLARARQARERAEQRMSMEMDNVDYARARAALARSLHRLKLLDSE